Proteins encoded by one window of Glycine soja cultivar W05 chromosome 15, ASM419377v2, whole genome shotgun sequence:
- the LOC114387842 gene encoding photosystem I reaction center subunit VI, chloroplastic-like, whose translation MASLASLAVVQPSTVKGLAGTKLSFKPSRQSFRPKNFRSGAVVAKYGDKSVYFDLEDLGNTTGQWDLYGSDAPSPYNPLQSKFFETFASPFTKRGLLLKFLILGGGSTLAYFSSTASGDILPIKKGPQLPPKLGPRGKI comes from the exons ATGGCTTCTCTGGCAAGCTTAGCTGTTGTTCAACCATCTACTGTTAAGGGCCTTGCTGGAACTAAGCTCTCTTTCAAGCCCTCTCGCCAGAGTTTCAGACCCAAGAATTTCAG gAGTGGTGCTGTGGTAGCAAAGTATGGTGACAAGAGTGTGTACTTTGATTTGGAGGATCTAGGCAACACTACTGGTCAGTGGGACTTGTACGGCTCCGATGCACCTTCACCCTACAACCCTCTTCAG AGCAAGTTCTTCGAGACATTTGCCTCTCCATTCACAAAAAGGGGATTGTTACTCAAGTTTTTGATCCTGGGAGGTGGTTCCACCCTGGCATACTTCAGTTCCACAGCTTCAGGTGACATTCTACCAATCAAGAAGGGCCCACAACTTCCACCAAAGCTAGGTCCCCGGGGCAAGATCTAA
- the LOC114386395 gene encoding 30S ribosomal protein S17, chloroplastic: MWLVQLSTPFLNGHGHGSSLLWKPSSAVTQTHWAPPSLLPQINAMKTMQGKVVCSTNDKTVAVEVVRLAPHPKYKRRVRKKKKYQAHDPDNQFNVGDIVQLQKTRPISKTKAFLALPVPKRSSNRPEPQPDELSIPFESQPQA, translated from the coding sequence ATGTGGCTTGTGCAGCTCTCAACCCCATTTCTGAACGGCCATGGCCATGGCTCCAGCCTTCTCTGGAAACCCAGTTCGGCGGTGACTCAGACCCACTGGGCCCCGCCGAGTTTGCTGCCTCAAATCAATGCGATGAAGACGATGCAGGGAAAAGTGGTGTGCTCCACGAACGACAAGACGGTGGCAGTGGAGGTGGTGCGGCTGGCCCCTCACCCAAAGTACAAGAGGCgcgtgaggaagaagaagaagtaccAGGCCCACGATCCCGATAACCAATTCAATGTCGGCGACATCGTCCAGCTCCAGAAGACCAGGCCCATCAGCAAGACCAAGGCCTTTCTCGCACTCCCCGTTCCCAAGAGGTCCTCCAACAGGCCCGAGCCCCAGCCCGATGAGCTTTCCATTCCCTTCGAGTCCCAGCCCCAGGCCTAG
- the LOC114386800 gene encoding hydroxyphenylpyruvate reductase-like, with amino-acid sequence MESIGVLMTCPMHSYIQEELAKRFNLFKLWHYPSFSAFAQAHAHSIRALVASAKVGVDAATIDSLPNLEIVSTYSVGYDNIDLHKCRHRAIPVTNTPNVLTDDVADVAIALALSLLCRICPRNSTWQFTPKLSGKAVGIVGLGRIGWAIAKRAEGFGCPVSYHSRSEKSETGYKYYSHIIDLAANSEVLFVACTLSEETRHIVNRGVIDALGPKGILINVGRGPHVDEPELVAALIEGRLGGAGLDVFENEPEVPEDLLGLENLVMTPHVGTDTLETCIAMGDLVIANLEAHFLGNPLFTPVL; translated from the exons atggaaTCAATCGGGGTGCTAATGACTTGCCCAATGCACAGTTACATCCAAGAAGAGCTCGCAAAACGCTTCAACCTCTTCAAACTCTGGCACTATCCCTCGTTCTCCGCCTTCGCCCAAGCCCACGCCCATTCCATTCGCGCCCTCGTCGCAAGCGCCAAAGTCGGAGTCGACGCCGCCACCATCGATTCCCTTCCCAACCTCGAGATTGTCTCCACCTACAGCGTCGGATACGACAACATCGACCTCCACAAATGCAGACACAGAGCAATCCCCGTCACCAACACGCCCAACGTTTTAACCGACGACGTGGCCGACGTAGCCATCGCCCTCGCCTTGTCCCTCCTCTGCAGAATTTGTCCCCGAAATTCCACTTGGCAATTCACACCAaag CTTAGTGGTAAAGCGGTTGGAATAGTTGGGCTGGGAAGGATTGGTTGGGCGATTGCGAAGAGAGCCGAGGGTTTTGGGTGTCCAGTGAGTTACCATTCCAGATCTGAAAAATCAGAGACAGGGTATAAGTATTACTCTCACATCATTGATTTGGCGGCTAACTCTGAAGTGCTCTTTGTGGCGTGTACCCTTAGTGAAGAAACGCGTCACATTGTGAACCGTGGGGTTATTGATGCGTTGGGCCCGAAAGGGATTCTGATCAATGTTGGGCGAGGCCCGCACGTGGATGAGCCCGAACTGGTGGCCGCGTTGATTGAAGGGAGACTAGGTGGGGCGGGCCTTGATGTGTTTGAGAACGAGCCGGAGGTGCCTGAAGACCTGCTGGGGCTTGAGAATCTTGTCATGACCCCTCATGTGGGGACTGACACTCTGGAAACTTGCATCGCTATGGGAGACCTTGTAATTGCTAACTTAGAGGCACACTTTCTTGGCAACCCACTTTTCACACCTGTCCTTTAG
- the LOC114387841 gene encoding rop guanine nucleotide exchange factor 12-like: MVRAGEQEQEGYKAKLFNFRGIFEGTGRHTKSLSVDTATILEPTEDGAASSRSQGSKPLNDLDNIIPKVRVISKEEIAVKEAKEKLLQDMEQMKERFAKLLLGEDMSGGGKGVSSALALSNAFTNLAASIFGEQKRLEPMPAERKAKWRKEIDWLLSVTDYVVEMVPSQQKSKDGSNMEIMTTRQRTDLHMNVPALRKLDAMLLECLDNFKDQNEFYYVSKGSDDSDQDSAKTKNDDKWWLPTPKVPAEGLSDMARKFLQYQKDCVNQVLKAAMAINAQILTEMEIPESYIDSLPKNGRASLGDSNYRSITVEFFDPDQFLSTMDLSSEHKILDLKNRIEASIVIWKRKMHQKDSKSAWGSAVSLEKRELFEERAETILLLLKHRFPGLPQSALDISKIQYNRDVGQAVLESYSRILESLAFTVLSRIDDVLQADYQIQSQNLSGRRISSVSRPSREETDKASAEAGSMTLSDFMGWGSDQGDADMKKDPFAISDDLCKDDDPKQQKLQTVVTNKKVSYLETLGVMRSPTSRH; the protein is encoded by the exons ATGGTTCGAGCAGGGGAACAAGAGCAGGAAGGTTACAAGGCCAAACTGTTTAATTTCAGAGGGATATTTGAGGGCACTGGGAGGCATACTAAGAGCCTTAGCGTTGACACTGCTACCATATTGGAACCTACAGAGGATGGTGCAGCGTCATCAAGAAGTCAAGGATCAAAGCCTCTTAATGATTTAGATAACATTATTCCCAAAGTAAGGGTCATAAGCAAGGAGGAAATTGCAGTTAAGGAAGCCAAAGAGAAGCTATTGCAAG ATATGGAACAGATGAAGGAGAGATTTGCCAAATTGTTGTTGGGTGAGGACATGTCCGGTGGAGGAAAGGGCGTTTCATCTGCTTTGGCACTGTCAAATGCATTCACAAACCTTGCTG CTTCAATTTTTGGTGAACAAAAGCGCCTAGAACCAATGCCGGCagaaagaaaagcaaaatgGAGAAAAGAAATTGATTGGCTTCTATCAGTCACGGATTACGTTGTTGAAATGGTTCCTTCACAACAAAAGTCTAAGGATGGTTCAAATATGGAG ATTATGACGACACGACAACGAACGGACCTCCACATGAATGTCCCTGCCTTGCGCAAGCTTGATGCAATGCTTCTT GAATGTCTGGATAATTTCAAAGATCAAAATGAGTTCTATTATGTGTCAAAAGGTTCAGATGATTCAGATCAAGACAGTGCAAAGACAAAAAATGATGATAAGTGGTGGTTACCTACCCCTAAGGTTCCTGCAGAAGGTCTATCTGATATGGCTAGAAAATTTCTGCAGTATCAGAAAGATTGTGTTAATCAAGTACTTAAAGCAGCCATGGCAATAAATGCCCAAATCCTGACAGAAATGGAGATTCCCGAAAGCTATATTGACTCTCTACCTAAG AATGGAAGAGCAAGTCTAGGGGACTCGAACTACAGGAGTATAACAGTTGAATTTTTTGATCCTGACCAGTTCCTATCAACCATGGACTTATCATCAGAGCATAAAATCCTAGATCTCAAGAATAGAATTGAAGCATCAATAGTGATTTGGAAGCGAAAGATGCACCAAAAAGATTCCAAATCTGCTTGGGGTTCTGCAGTGAGTTTGGAAAAAAGGGAGCTCTTTGAAGAGAGAGCAGAAACCATATTACTTCTCTTAAAGCACCGGTTCCCTGGCCTTCCTCAATCTGCTTTGGATATAAGCAAAATCCAATACAACAGG GATGTGGGGCAAGCTGTTCTAGAAAGCTATTCAAGAATATTGGAAAGTTTGGCTTTTACAGTACTTTCAAGAATAGATGATGTACTCCAAGCAGACTATCAAATTCAATCCCAAAATCTATCAGGGAGAAGGATAAGTTCGGTTTCAAGGCCTTCTAGAGAAGAGACAGACAAGGCTAGTGCAGAAGCTGGTTCAATGACACTATCAGATTTTATGGGTTGGGGCTCTGATCAAGGTGACGCAGACATGAAGAAGGACCCGTTTGCAATTTCAGATGACTTATGCAAAGACGATGATCCAAAGCAACAAAAACTTCAAACCGTAGTGACCAACAAGAAGGTTTCATATCTTGAGACCTTGGGAGTCATGAGAAGCCCCACATCACGTCATTAA